The window AATGAATGGACTGGACAAATAGATGCACCTTTGTCTCACCAAGGGATTAAAGAACAAAAAGAACTGGCAGTTAAATTTGCTTATCCAAAAGGAGATTTGTATTTCTCTTCCCCCCTGTCACGCAGTATAGATACACTCAAAATAATTTATGGACATGGGCCTGATATTATTTTGCCGGAGCTATCTGAATGTTCCTTGGGAATTCTTGAGGGAATGAAATATGACAATCTTGATACAGACGTGGAATACCTTTCCTGGATGAATGAACCGGATGTGCCGGTGCAAGGTGGCGAAAGTTTTAATGAATTCAAGGAAAGGTCGGAAAAGTCTTTTGAGATGATGGCCCGTCTAGCCATTGAGAAAAAATATAAATCTGTCGTCGCAGTGACTCATGGAAACGTTATGAGAGCGATACTGCATCGCTTTGTCGACAACAGTGTAAAACACAATGAGTGGTTGATACCTAATGGCGGAGTCCATATGCTCGACATAAAAGAAGGCTCTGAAAAGGCTGATTCTTATAAAAAGATGCCGCCGTTTCTTTTTGAAGAGTTTGAAAGGAGTTTAAGATGAAGACAGGAAAATTTCAGATATATACAGGGAATGGCAAAGGGAAAACAACTGCGGCTTTTGGTCTATGTTTCCGTGCATTGGGACGAGATTTAAGAGTAAAAATTGTTCAACTTAGAAAGAGCCGAGAGTGCGGCGAACTTATTCAAGCAAAAAGATGTGGGATCGACATTAAACGCTGTCCTGAATTCCCAAATGGAGAGCCTTGCACTTCCCCATGTCCTATGCTTAATACAATTACTAAGATAATAGAAAACAACGAAACAGATCTGCTTGTAATAGATGAAATGATGGAAGCATTGAGAGTAGGATGTTTAAAAGCGGAGGATGCTGCGGCTCTCGTCAGGGCTAAACCGGAAGGAATGGAGCTCGTAATGACAGGAAGAAATGTTCCCGAAGAACTCTTGGAACTTGCTGATCTCGTTACTTCAATGGAACTGGTAAAACACTATTATAAAGATGGTCTGGATGCCAGAGAGGGAATTGAATATTAAGAGGTTTTTCAAATGAAGGGAATAATGATACAGGGAACAAACAGCGACAGTGGCAAAAGTTTTATTACCACAGCTCTATGTAGGGTTTTTTCTGATATGGGTTTAAAAATATCTCCTTTTAAATCCCAAAATATGACTCGCAATACATTTATTACTGAGGATGGGCTTGAGATGGGGATAGCTCAAGCGATACAGGCGGAAGCCGCAAGACTAAAACCGTCTATCTTTATGAGCCCAATTCTGTTGAAACCGCGTGACGTTTCACCATCAGAGATAATTTTGATGGGCAAAAGTTATGAACCGCCAAATGGAAAAAGCTATGCTGATTTTGCATTATCAACCGGTCTCAATGCTATTCGCCAATGTCTTAAAAAGATAGAAGATAATTTTGAAATGGTTGTAATAGAAGGTGCGGGGAGTCCGGCAGAGATAAACCTAAGCAAACATGAAATAGTAAATATGAGGGTGGCTAAAGAGGCAGATGTTCCTGTTATTCTTGTTGCAGATATAAACCGGGGCGGTGCGATGGCCGCTATTGTCGGAACTCTTGATCTTTTGGGCGAAGATAGAAACAGAGTAAAAGGCCTTATTTATAACAAATTTCACGGTGACGTAACGCTTTTTCAGGATGCAGTCAGATGGACCGAAGAAAAAACAGGAATAAAAGTTCTCGGCGTAATTCCTTGGCTGGAAGATGTGTTTTTAGAGAGCGAAGATTCATTATCAGATAAGCAGGAAGAGAAGACAGTCAAAGAACTTGCTCTTTCGGAAAAAGAAAAAAACTATAATCTTTTGGCCAAACATGTTACGGGAAATATAAATGTGGAGTATTTGCTGAAAGAAATTATTAAAATTTAGAGTTTTTAAAAATATAGATATAAAGACGAAGGCCAGGCGCTGCAAGCCCGGCCTTCGTCTTTATTGAGAGGAAAGAGATGTGTTAACTCAGGATTTTAAATTAGAATTTGCACTCCCAGGAAGCAATGATTTTTCTTTCCGGGTTGATGTATCCGCTGCTGCTTATGATAAACTCTTTATCGAAGATATTTGTGCAGGTCAGACGAAGTGTCTGATTTTCAAATACATCCCATGCAACTGTTGCGTTTACGAGGAAAATATCTTCGTCATCATTTGCAAACTTGCCTGTGCTTTTTTTATCTACGACTCTGTCTCCGTAGTAGTGAGCTGCAAGTTCCGCTCTCCATTTGTCTTGTTTGTAGTTTAAGAATGCTGAGATATCCATTCTAGGTGTGCTTGAACGTACCCAGTCGGCGCTGCTGTCAGCTTTCTCTTCGGCA of the Synergistaceae bacterium genome contains:
- a CDS encoding cob(I)yrinic acid a,c-diamide adenosyltransferase; translation: MKTGKFQIYTGNGKGKTTAAFGLCFRALGRDLRVKIVQLRKSRECGELIQAKRCGIDIKRCPEFPNGEPCTSPCPMLNTITKIIENNETDLLVIDEMMEALRVGCLKAEDAAALVRAKPEGMELVMTGRNVPEELLELADLVTSMELVKHYYKDGLDAREGIEY
- a CDS encoding cobyric acid synthase codes for the protein MKGIMIQGTNSDSGKSFITTALCRVFSDMGLKISPFKSQNMTRNTFITEDGLEMGIAQAIQAEAARLKPSIFMSPILLKPRDVSPSEIILMGKSYEPPNGKSYADFALSTGLNAIRQCLKKIEDNFEMVVIEGAGSPAEINLSKHEIVNMRVAKEADVPVILVADINRGGAMAAIVGTLDLLGEDRNRVKGLIYNKFHGDVTLFQDAVRWTEEKTGIKVLGVIPWLEDVFLESEDSLSDKQEEKTVKELALSEKEKNYNLLAKHVTGNINVEYLLKEIIKI
- a CDS encoding histidine phosphatase family protein, which gives rise to MIFYLIRHAKSISNAANEWTGQIDAPLSHQGIKEQKELAVKFAYPKGDLYFSSPLSRSIDTLKIIYGHGPDIILPELSECSLGILEGMKYDNLDTDVEYLSWMNEPDVPVQGGESFNEFKERSEKSFEMMARLAIEKKYKSVVAVTHGNVMRAILHRFVDNSVKHNEWLIPNGGVHMLDIKEGSEKADSYKKMPPFLFEEFERSLR